From Butyricimonas paravirosa, one genomic window encodes:
- a CDS encoding glycosyltransferase family 2 protein, with the protein MSIISCTISRLKRDEQTETYVHFEQTATLREIVTTIDSPYVFFYTKYPTPRLGEHAQKRFLQVAQATGAVMLYSDYYTEQDGSQTAHPTIDYQLGSVRDDFDFGSILLFRTDVLKKVISEMDSEYNFAALYDLRLRLSREGLIFRIPEFLYSEKEHDPRRSGEKQFDYVNPRNREVQIEMEQAFTAHLKAIGAYLPPAFKTVPFQDEHFETEVSVIIPVRNREKTIAEAIRSVFSQQTNFKYNILVIDNHSTDDTTAIVKKMAQKHSQIIHIIPPRTDLGIGGCWTHAIMSEHCGRFAIQLDSDDLYINRHVLQRIVDTFHKHQCAMIIGSYKMVNFKLEEIPPGIIDHKEWTPDNGRNNALRINGLGAPRAFYTPLLRQIKIPNVSYGEDYATALAISREYRIERIYEPLYLCRRWEGNSDADLNIQRVNANNYYKDKIRMIEILARQQRIENEEQS; encoded by the coding sequence ATGTCTATTATTTCTTGTACCATTTCCCGGCTAAAAAGGGACGAACAAACAGAGACCTACGTGCATTTTGAACAAACGGCCACGTTACGGGAAATCGTTACCACGATAGATTCACCTTATGTCTTTTTCTACACGAAATACCCGACTCCACGATTAGGAGAACATGCGCAAAAACGTTTTCTTCAGGTAGCACAAGCCACGGGAGCCGTCATGCTTTACTCGGATTATTACACGGAACAAGATGGTTCGCAAACGGCACACCCGACTATTGACTATCAATTGGGGAGTGTCAGGGATGATTTTGATTTCGGATCGATACTTTTATTCAGAACAGACGTTTTAAAAAAAGTGATCAGCGAAATGGACTCGGAGTACAATTTTGCCGCACTCTACGATCTACGCCTGCGTCTTTCCCGGGAAGGATTGATTTTCCGGATTCCCGAATTCCTGTACTCGGAAAAGGAACACGATCCCCGACGTTCCGGTGAAAAGCAATTTGATTACGTGAACCCTCGTAACCGGGAAGTACAAATTGAAATGGAACAGGCTTTCACGGCTCACTTGAAGGCCATAGGCGCCTACTTGCCTCCTGCATTCAAAACCGTCCCGTTCCAAGACGAGCATTTTGAAACTGAAGTCTCGGTTATTATTCCCGTCCGCAACCGGGAAAAGACCATTGCGGAAGCGATACGATCCGTCTTTTCACAACAGACCAATTTCAAGTATAATATTCTCGTTATCGACAATCATTCCACCGACGACACGACCGCTATTGTTAAAAAGATGGCCCAAAAGCACTCGCAAATAATCCATATCATTCCCCCTCGCACCGACCTCGGCATCGGGGGATGCTGGACACATGCCATCATGAGCGAACATTGCGGACGATTCGCCATCCAGTTGGATAGTGATGATTTGTACATCAATCGACACGTACTCCAACGCATTGTCGACACGTTCCACAAACATCAATGTGCCATGATTATCGGTAGTTACAAGATGGTTAATTTCAAGCTGGAAGAAATACCTCCCGGCATCATTGACCACAAGGAATGGACGCCGGACAACGGGCGTAACAACGCCTTACGTATTAACGGGCTGGGGGCGCCCCGAGCATTTTACACGCCATTACTCCGGCAAATCAAAATCCCGAACGTCAGTTACGGGGAGGATTATGCCACAGCACTCGCAATCTCCCGTGAATACCGGATCGAACGTATTTATGAACCGCTATATTT